In Porites lutea chromosome 1, jaPorLute2.1, whole genome shotgun sequence, a single genomic region encodes these proteins:
- the LOC140932995 gene encoding somatostatin receptor type 4-like, whose protein sequence is MDKVGLLEDIYNTSSFTMALNLSSGNSLVSESECFHRDSLATKSLRILPHFFIIIVSLIGNSMVVAVVFKNSRMRTTVNYYIVNMAIADLLITLYMPRTISAVIFGYEWVIGGTAGLVLCKLSIFVNQIPMIASIFTVVAISFDRFNAVVFPLRTFVSTRMCKVVIFCTWLIALAFRSPTVYAVRLMPGKNGKLYCNLALDVTFGPGAKKLYYNFNMIAIFTIPFLTTVIFYTSIMVTLKRRKAPGLTPENSSNNSEGFKRREVVKKNVLRLVLIVVTAFILCWLLYYIRLILFAYGYDFSCNWLFVRLILAHFNSALNPCLYAIFSENYRKGFKKILSRVNCLKRLPRRRLSDQSRDSNRFVRRSLGPWGSNGSISIRIEGERQQLSTFQSSDPQK, encoded by the coding sequence ATGGATAAAGTTGGCCTTCTTGAGGACATTTACAACACTTCATCCTTTACCATGGCGTTAAACCTTTCGTCGGGAAATTCTCTCGTATCAGAAAGCGAATGCTTTCATAGGGACTCACTAGCGACAAAATCTCTGCGAATTCTTCCTCACTTCTTCATAATCATTGTGTCGTTGATAGGAAATTCTATGGTTGTGGCCGTTGTGTTCAAGAATTCTCGAATGAGAACTACAGTGAATTACTATATAGTGAACATGGCCATCGCAGATTTACTCATTACCCTCTACATGCCAAGAACGATATCTGCCGTTATATTTGGCTACGAGTGGGTCATAGGTGGAACAGCTGGTCTAGTTCTCTGCAAACTCTCTATTTTTGTTAACCAAATACCTATGATAGCCTCCATATTCACCGTAGTCGCTATCAGTTTTGACCGTTTCAACGCCGTGGTATTTCCGCTGCGAACTTTCGTTTCCACTCGCAtgtgtaaggttgtaatattcTGCACGTGGCTTATAGCCTTGGCATTTCGCTCTCCAACAGTCTATGCCGTACGTCTAATGCCTGGAAAAAACGGCAAACTCTACTGCAATTTAGCATTAGATGTAACTTTCGGACCCGGGGCGAAGAAATTGTACTATAATTTTAACATGATCGCAATTTTTACAATCCCCTTTCTTACAACTGTAATCTTCTACACTTCTATAATGGTGACTTTAAAAAGACGAAAAGCGCCCGGGCTTACGCCCGAAAATTCATCTAACAACAGCGAGGGTTTTAAACGCAGAGAGGTGGTTAAAAAGAACGTCCTTCGTTTGGTCTTAATTGTGGTAACAGCGTTCATTTTATGCTGGTTGCTGTATTATATCAGGCTCATCTTGTTCGCCTATGGCTACGATTTTTCCTGCAACTGGCTGTTTGTGCGGCTTATTCTAGCGCATTTTAACAGCGCCTTAAATCCCTGTTTGTACGCCATTTTCAGCGAAAACTACCGCAAAGGATTTAAGAAGATTTTATCGAGGGTAAATTGCTTAAAGAGGTTGCCAAGAAGACGCCTTTCAGATCAAAGTCGCGATTCAAACAGATTTGTCCGAAGGAGCTTGGGGCCCTGGGGTAGTAATGGCAGTATTAGTATTCGAATAGAAGGTGAAAGGCAACAGTTATCAACCTTTCAgtccagcgatccgcaaaaataa